The following are from one region of the Dreissena polymorpha isolate Duluth1 chromosome 2, UMN_Dpol_1.0, whole genome shotgun sequence genome:
- the LOC127867069 gene encoding uncharacterized protein LOC127867069 yields MTTDLEVYRDIPGYKAILRSVLNSQIQLLVHQLSEHTGDETVVITANVTERCHGNMGSSPGNKFLQQNTSVKEQFLNFCLGHHDGTSRFTQQPSSQSPRKSSAQNLFKLKPDIWKSTLRNGPYTQKTTRRTLKSPAKPSGSKGHMFENLTNVNHSVNENIAKVVVDASPNESPRSHSRFDPMISGQGHKVKERGHTYDMNIEEGLRHANGSPMMDAEGEGAEIANTDIYLMTGTHHQTQEDNGNHPAVTVKTKTSIVTRSSKRKSAMPSRRYQDPYAQGVTTLSSSQSRDTTQSLGNTRVTHLFPSNSSVVTPSDGNASGANLAPSHTRVQTLSSSHARGKTLSSNNTPSVFMSPGSNPQNSSLAIHMVKMEPEVEPDEKPDLTITDVRDVTVYPGVNLHKSSPAPTIVLKVEPQDITDTSTDDESVAASSHHSSSPAPPLVVIETKEELSLLPGYGGVVFPEPSAAPLSDPSRSTRQQASVTTPQLSPNPDFMLVSRGEGRYEKLIHCEICGKVCRTSNMARHRKRYCLLSPKREELPGKNSPSVIKSEKNSSRSSKGEAYGRSLYGDES; encoded by the exons ATGACCACAGATCTGGAGGTGTACAGGGACATTCCGGGCTACAAAGCTATCCTGAGATCAGTGCTGAATAGTCAAATACAGCTGCTG GTTCATCAGCTGTCAGAGCACACAGGAGATGAGACAGTGGTGATCACTGCCAACGTGACAGAGCGTTGTCATGGAAATATGGGTTCCAGCCCTGGTAACAAGTTCCTTCAGCAAAACACCAGCGTCAAGGAACAGTTCCTGAACTTCTGTCTTGGACACCATGATG GAACCAGTCGCTTCACCCAGCAACCATCTAGCCAATCACCACGAAAATCCTCAGCTCAAAACTTATTCAAGTTGAAGCCTGATATCTGGAAATCCACCCTGCGAAATGGGCCTTACACACAGAAAACCACAAGACGGACGCTGAAATCTCCAGCAAAACCTTCCGGATCAAAAGGTCACATGTTTGAAAACCTGACAAATGTAAATCACAGTGTTAATGAGAACATTGCCAAGGTTGTGGTCGATGCAAGTCCAAATGAAAGTCCGAGGTCACACTCTAGGTTTGACCCCATGAtatcaggtcaaggtcacaaggtcaaggaaAGAGGTCATACATATGACATGAATATTGAGGAGGGACTTAGGCATGCCAATGGCTCACCAATGATGGATGCTGAAG GTGAAGGAGCAGAAATTGCCAACACTGATATTTACTTAATGACAGGCACACACC ACCAAACACAGGAAGATAATGGTAACCATCCAGCTGTTACTGTGAAAACAAAAACCTCCATAGTGACCAGGAGTAGCAAGCGCAAGTCAGCCATGCCTTCCAGGCGTTACCAGGACCCCTATGCACAGGGGGTCACAACACTGTCATCCAGTCAATCAAGGGACACAACTCAGTCCTTGGGTAACACTAGGGTAACACATCTGTTTCCTAGCAACTCGAGTGTTGTAACTCCATCCGATGGTAACGCAAGTGGCGCAAATCTAGCACCTAGCCACACAAGAGTTCAAACTCTATCATCCAGCCACGCTAGGGGCAAAACTCTGTCATCCAATAACACTCCATCTGTATTTATGTCCCCTGGGTCCAACCCACAGAATTCCAGCCTGGCCATACACATGGTAAAAATGGAACCAGAAGTAGAGCCAGATGAAAAACCAGATCTGACCATCACTGACGTTAGGGATGTAACTGTGTACCCAGGCGTCAACCTACACAAGTCCAGCCCTGCCCCAACCATTGTACTTAAAGTTGAGCCTCAAGACATTACAGATACATCAACAGATGATGAAAGTGTAGCAGCTTCCTCCCATCACAGTTCCAGCCCTGCTCCTCCCCTTGTGGTTATTGAAACAAAGGAGGAGTTGAGTCTGCTGCCAG GTTATGGTGGAGTTGTCTTTCCTGAACCAAGTGCCGCCCCATTGTCCGACCCATCACGGTCAACACGCCAGCAGGCCTCAGTCACGACACCACAGCTGTCCCCTAATCCAGACTTTATGTTGGTATCCCGAGGTGAGGGACGTTATGAAAAACTGATACACTGCGAAATCTGCGGGAAAGTATGCCGTACCAGCAACATGGCGCGACACAGGAAACGGTACTGCCTGCTATCACCTAAAAGGGAAGAGCTACCGGGGAAAAATAGCCCCAGTGTGATCAAATCTGAAAAGAATTCTTCAAGGTCAAGCAAAGGAGAAGCATATGGAAGAAGCTTATATGGCGATGAAAGCTAA